Proteins found in one Alicyclobacillus cycloheptanicus genomic segment:
- a CDS encoding alpha/beta-type small acid-soluble spore protein translates to MARRRRRLLVPEARAAMDRLRGQVVDPASVPYANTADKGNLTTRQAGEMGGEIGGSMVRKLIEIAEQELSAEQGLSDPHS, encoded by the coding sequence ATGGCACGCAGACGCAGGCGTCTCTTGGTGCCTGAAGCGCGCGCGGCGATGGATCGTCTGAGAGGGCAGGTCGTGGACCCGGCTTCCGTTCCGTATGCGAATACGGCAGACAAGGGGAACCTGACGACCCGCCAGGCTGGCGAGATGGGCGGTGAAATCGGCGGGAGCATGGTGCGGAAGCTGATTGAAATCGCCGAGCAGGAGTTGTCCGCCGAGCAGGGGTTGTCCGACCCGCACTCCTGA
- a CDS encoding MDR family MFS transporter codes for MATAAVQTTNRITGQRKWWALATVLLTMFFSSMDQTVVSTAMPTIISDLKGFSLYAWVFSAYMMASSVTVPIYGKLSDVFGRKPFYLFGLIMFGIGSAVSGQAHTMMELIWARAFQGIGAGAMMSMPRATVGDIFDPKERGRWMGVMMGVFGLSSIIGPALGGWITDTFSWRWVFYINLPFAVLAIIGVLFTLPRVRAEHQVKVDWFGSVILVVGLLPILLGLTWAGSKYAWGSPVELTLFIGGAIVLVLFILWERRASDPILTPVLFKNRTFTTSLILGVLVGMTMFGSLMFLPIYVQGVIGLNAQSSGWVMAPMMIGFIIGSMASGQITSKTGRYKVLGIVSAAVIIVGSFLLNRMNINTTWPTVVVNMVVLGLGIGSLMPMMNLAVQNAFPYRMMGTVNSTQQFVGSLGGVIASPIFGSVLNKAFAHKLTTAMPATLKQYQSKLAGINPQQLLTKQAQQSIASDFSKFGAAGHQLYLQLMHAVKVSLTFGIHRLFEVGLVFAILCFIATFFLPEAKLKGQEYFEDAGDQTKASTAATE; via the coding sequence GTGGCAACTGCAGCAGTACAGACAACAAATCGAATTACGGGCCAGCGCAAGTGGTGGGCACTGGCAACCGTGTTGTTGACGATGTTTTTCTCATCGATGGACCAAACCGTCGTGTCGACCGCCATGCCGACCATCATCAGCGATTTGAAAGGTTTTTCGCTGTACGCCTGGGTGTTCAGCGCGTATATGATGGCGTCGTCGGTGACGGTGCCGATTTACGGAAAACTGTCGGATGTGTTCGGACGTAAGCCGTTTTATTTGTTTGGTCTCATTATGTTCGGTATCGGCTCCGCGGTGTCCGGTCAGGCGCATACCATGATGGAATTGATTTGGGCGCGTGCCTTCCAGGGCATCGGAGCGGGTGCGATGATGAGCATGCCGCGCGCGACGGTCGGCGACATCTTTGATCCGAAGGAACGCGGCCGGTGGATGGGCGTCATGATGGGCGTGTTCGGCCTGTCCAGTATCATCGGCCCCGCGCTCGGCGGGTGGATCACGGACACGTTCTCGTGGCGCTGGGTGTTTTACATCAACCTGCCCTTTGCGGTGCTGGCCATCATCGGCGTGCTGTTCACGCTGCCCCGGGTTCGCGCCGAGCATCAGGTCAAAGTGGACTGGTTCGGGTCGGTCATTCTGGTGGTTGGCCTGCTGCCGATTTTGCTCGGGCTCACGTGGGCTGGCAGCAAGTACGCGTGGGGCTCTCCGGTTGAGCTGACCCTGTTCATCGGCGGCGCCATCGTGTTGGTGCTGTTTATTCTCTGGGAGCGGCGGGCGTCGGATCCGATTCTGACCCCGGTGTTGTTCAAAAACCGCACGTTTACCACGTCGCTCATCCTCGGCGTGCTGGTGGGCATGACGATGTTTGGGAGCTTGATGTTCCTGCCCATTTACGTGCAGGGTGTCATTGGCCTGAACGCACAGAGCAGCGGGTGGGTTATGGCACCGATGATGATTGGGTTTATCATCGGGTCCATGGCCTCCGGTCAGATTACCTCGAAGACCGGCCGCTACAAGGTGCTTGGGATTGTCAGTGCGGCGGTCATCATCGTCGGGTCGTTCCTGCTCAATCGGATGAACATCAACACCACGTGGCCGACGGTTGTCGTGAACATGGTTGTCCTCGGCCTTGGCATCGGATCGCTGATGCCGATGATGAACCTTGCTGTGCAAAACGCGTTCCCTTACCGCATGATGGGGACGGTCAACTCGACGCAGCAGTTCGTCGGTTCGCTCGGCGGCGTCATTGCGTCACCGATTTTTGGGTCCGTGTTGAACAAGGCGTTTGCGCACAAGTTGACCACGGCGATGCCCGCGACGTTGAAGCAATACCAGTCGAAATTGGCGGGAATTAATCCCCAGCAGCTGTTGACGAAGCAGGCGCAGCAGTCCATTGCGTCCGACTTCAGCAAATTCGGCGCAGCCGGACATCAATTGTATCTGCAGCTCATGCATGCGGTGAAGGTGTCGTTGACGTTCGGGATCCACCGGTTGTTCGAGGTTGGGTTGGTCTTCGCCATTCTGTGCTTCATCGCGACCTTCTTCCTGCCGGAAGCGAAACTGAAGGGCCAGGAGTACTTCGAAGACGCGGGCGACCAGACGAAGGCTTCCACGGCCGCGACAGAGTAA
- the rpsT gene encoding 30S ribosomal protein S20 gives MPNIKSAEKRVRTTAKRSLRNTSLRSALRTTLKKFEATLNQNDVEQARLALRIATRALDKAATKGIIHRNTASRKKSRLTRRFNAVTKQSAAE, from the coding sequence ATGCCCAATATCAAGTCCGCGGAAAAACGCGTCCGTACGACAGCCAAAAGGTCGCTGCGGAATACCTCCTTGCGTTCGGCGTTGCGCACGACCTTGAAGAAGTTCGAAGCAACGCTCAACCAAAACGATGTTGAACAGGCTCGTCTGGCACTTCGCATTGCCACCCGGGCATTGGACAAGGCGGCGACCAAGGGAATTATCCACCGCAATACGGCCAGCCGCAAAAAGTCCCGTTTGACGCGCCGATTCAATGCGGTCACGAAGCAGTCTGCCGCAGAGTAA
- a CDS encoding NAD(P)/FAD-dependent oxidoreductase, with protein MSNRILIIGAGYAGMLAATRLERVSEPFTMVNKDPYHYFTTLLHEAAGGRGEPTHYTVQIKDVLRKPTSEVIVDEVTKIDRERRVVVGKSGEYSFDYLIITLGWVPEYFGIEGLKENSLVLRNVDTAAHIRNHIEQQFQAYLSDGDETHLRIVVGGGGLTGIELLGELLDWVPKLCVKYGVNPSLVDLQNVEAMPNILPQVSATLREVAVQTLTERGATLRTNTKIVKAEPGVLHVDGAEPIRAGTIIWTGGVRANPLLAEAGFTVDRRGKAKVNAYLQSVDDERIFIGGDSAWCEDAEGKPVPPTAQAAMQMGKVIGDNVSSHIHGQPMRMLTLKNKGTLASLGPEVGVGDAFGIPVKGVAAGLAKEATKVEYLWELGGLRLVADKTGEVVHI; from the coding sequence ATGAGCAATCGGATTTTAATTATTGGCGCGGGGTACGCCGGCATGCTGGCGGCCACCCGTCTTGAAAGAGTGTCTGAACCGTTCACCATGGTGAACAAAGACCCATACCACTATTTCACGACACTCCTGCACGAAGCGGCGGGCGGCCGCGGCGAACCGACCCATTACACCGTGCAAATCAAAGACGTGCTGCGCAAGCCAACGTCCGAAGTGATTGTGGACGAAGTGACGAAGATCGATCGCGAACGCCGGGTGGTGGTCGGCAAGTCGGGCGAATACAGCTTCGACTACCTCATTATTACCCTGGGTTGGGTTCCGGAATACTTTGGCATTGAAGGTCTGAAGGAAAACAGCTTGGTGCTGCGCAACGTGGATACGGCCGCGCATATTCGAAATCACATTGAACAACAGTTTCAGGCCTACTTGTCGGACGGCGATGAAACGCACTTGCGCATTGTCGTTGGCGGCGGCGGGCTGACCGGCATTGAACTGCTCGGCGAATTGCTGGACTGGGTGCCGAAGCTCTGCGTGAAGTACGGGGTGAACCCGTCCCTCGTCGACCTGCAGAACGTCGAAGCCATGCCGAACATTCTCCCGCAAGTCTCTGCGACGCTCCGCGAGGTGGCTGTCCAGACGTTGACGGAACGCGGCGCGACGCTGCGGACGAATACGAAAATCGTCAAGGCGGAGCCGGGTGTGCTGCACGTGGATGGCGCTGAGCCCATTCGTGCGGGAACCATCATCTGGACCGGCGGTGTCCGCGCCAATCCGCTGTTGGCGGAAGCAGGCTTCACCGTCGACCGCCGCGGCAAGGCAAAGGTCAACGCCTATCTGCAGTCTGTCGATGACGAACGGATTTTCATCGGCGGCGACAGCGCCTGGTGCGAGGACGCAGAAGGCAAGCCGGTACCGCCCACCGCGCAGGCGGCCATGCAGATGGGGAAGGTCATCGGTGACAACGTCAGTTCGCACATTCACGGACAGCCAATGCGCATGCTCACCCTGAAGAACAAAGGAACCCTGGCATCGCTGGGGCCGGAAGTGGGCGTCGGAGACGCGTTCGGGATTCCGGTGAAAGGCGTCGCCGCTGGACTTGCGAAAGAAGCGACGAAAGTGGAGTACCTCTGGGAGCTTGGCGGACTTCGCCTGGTAGCGGACAAAACAGGAGAGGTTGTGCACATTTAA
- the gpr gene encoding GPR endopeptidase produces the protein MSRTDDPREPFEAVPQTFSPRTDLAVEAHELARAAAPNLRGIDESVEELENFRITRVHVRTVEGARAIGKPPGTYITLDVPGIRRRDPALQDEVAAHLAKELQQLIDIPEDGSVLVVGLGNSHVTPDALGPLVMNRLFVTRHLFHYMPEAIGEGYRTVSGVAPGVLGITGIETSEIVQGIVEHVKPDLVVAIDALAARSLSRVNATIQIADTGINPGAGVGNKRKALNRETLGIPVIAVGVPTVVDASTIANDSMELLLGQLRSSVPNNGATKIFDQFSPEEKWQMIREVLEPLGDNLMVTPKEIDEFIDDTAHVVAKGLNLALHPGMTSEDADVLTH, from the coding sequence ATGAGTCGTACCGATGACCCAAGGGAACCGTTTGAGGCCGTCCCGCAAACCTTCAGCCCGCGAACGGACCTCGCGGTGGAGGCGCACGAACTGGCGCGTGCGGCCGCACCCAACCTGCGCGGCATCGATGAATCCGTGGAAGAGCTGGAGAATTTTCGCATCACCCGCGTTCACGTGCGCACGGTGGAAGGGGCGCGGGCGATTGGCAAACCCCCTGGGACCTACATTACACTGGATGTGCCGGGGATCCGCCGCCGCGATCCGGCATTACAGGATGAGGTCGCAGCGCACCTGGCCAAAGAGCTGCAGCAACTCATTGATATTCCGGAAGACGGCTCCGTGCTGGTGGTCGGCTTGGGGAATTCACATGTGACACCGGATGCATTGGGGCCGTTGGTGATGAATCGTCTGTTTGTGACAAGACACCTGTTTCATTACATGCCGGAGGCGATTGGCGAAGGGTACCGCACGGTCAGCGGTGTGGCCCCGGGCGTGCTGGGCATCACTGGCATCGAGACGAGCGAAATCGTCCAGGGGATTGTGGAGCACGTGAAGCCGGATTTGGTGGTGGCCATCGATGCGCTCGCCGCGCGCTCGCTCTCGCGCGTGAACGCGACCATTCAAATTGCGGATACCGGGATCAACCCGGGTGCCGGGGTAGGGAACAAACGGAAAGCGTTGAATCGGGAAACATTGGGCATTCCCGTCATCGCGGTGGGCGTTCCGACCGTCGTGGACGCTTCCACGATTGCGAACGACAGCATGGAACTGCTGCTGGGGCAGCTCCGGTCGTCCGTTCCGAACAATGGGGCGACCAAGATTTTCGACCAGTTCAGCCCAGAGGAGAAGTGGCAGATGATTCGAGAAGTGCTGGAGCCGCTGGGTGACAATTTGATGGTGACACCCAAAGAAATCGACGAGTTCATTGACGACACCGCGCACGTGGTCGCCAAGGGGTTGAATCTCGCGCTTCACCCCGGGATGACCAGCGAAGACGCGGACGTCTTGACGCATTAA
- the holA gene encoding DNA polymerase III subunit delta: MKDLQTKPLSPVYVLLGTEPWLMRRFIEAVRDRLAEATGQPVDLNRSSFEDDGAEAALAGCETVSLFASSSVQVLENCTALLPPGKAKSGKHDTTLLEAYLANPIQGGNILILTALGEKLDERKKLVKLAKKHVVVDCSTPAAHAAAALVQQMARRLAIDVTSDAIAELVRRTQRLSVAMTELEKLHVYAWGRTIQVEDVQTLVAAPSEDDIFHWIDLAVKGQVKAALDAVDDLWIAGIDPFAVIALLGRQWRLIWYAGRAAQTHEHPRDTAALAGAPPFAMKIAAEQARGLSLGQIEDMLLLVADAELALKQGRRDPHQTVEWLVLEFAAARENRHTRASYT, encoded by the coding sequence ATGAAGGACCTGCAAACGAAGCCGCTGTCTCCAGTGTATGTGCTGCTCGGCACGGAACCTTGGCTCATGCGAAGGTTCATTGAGGCGGTTCGGGACAGGCTGGCTGAGGCAACAGGCCAGCCGGTTGACCTGAACCGCTCTTCTTTTGAAGACGACGGTGCCGAAGCTGCGCTCGCAGGCTGTGAGACGGTGTCCTTGTTTGCGTCATCCAGTGTGCAGGTCCTGGAGAACTGTACGGCGCTGCTGCCGCCTGGGAAGGCGAAGTCCGGGAAGCACGACACCACCCTGCTGGAAGCGTATCTGGCCAATCCCATCCAGGGCGGGAATATCCTCATCCTGACGGCGCTGGGAGAAAAATTGGACGAGCGCAAGAAGCTCGTCAAGCTGGCCAAGAAGCACGTGGTGGTGGACTGCAGCACGCCTGCAGCGCACGCAGCCGCGGCGCTGGTGCAGCAGATGGCGCGACGTTTGGCGATCGACGTGACATCGGATGCAATTGCGGAGCTGGTCCGCCGGACGCAGCGTTTGTCTGTCGCGATGACGGAACTCGAGAAGCTTCATGTGTACGCGTGGGGGCGGACCATTCAAGTGGAGGATGTTCAAACGCTCGTGGCGGCCCCTTCTGAGGACGACATTTTTCACTGGATTGACCTCGCGGTCAAGGGGCAAGTGAAGGCCGCGCTCGATGCGGTGGACGACCTGTGGATTGCCGGCATCGACCCGTTTGCGGTGATTGCGCTGCTCGGCCGCCAGTGGCGGCTGATTTGGTACGCGGGCCGCGCCGCACAGACGCATGAGCACCCGCGGGACACAGCGGCCCTTGCCGGGGCGCCTCCGTTTGCGATGAAGATCGCGGCCGAACAGGCACGCGGCTTGTCGCTCGGACAAATCGAAGACATGCTGCTGCTCGTGGCGGATGCGGAACTCGCGCTAAAGCAGGGGCGCCGCGATCCGCACCAGACCGTAGAGTGGCTGGTGCTGGAATTTGCCGCCGCGCGTGAAAACCGCCATACCCGGGCAAGTTACACGTGA